GAGCGAAAGGCGGCGCCTGCGGGTCCCACGCCCGGGCGAGCTGGCCGGAGTCGCAGGGGCTCAGCGCTAACTCACGTCCCAGGTTTCCAAGGACCCCGGCTCCGCACTCTCACAGCGCAAATGCGTGGACCCGTCGCAGCTCGGGGACCACCCTTCCCAGAAGCCCCAGCGGAACGAGGTTCAGTGTGTTCTCTGGTGAGAttaccatttgttttgtttcttttccttctttccttctttaagaaaaaaatttttatagggcgcctgggtggtacagtggattaagcatctgactcggttTTTTTCCCAGGCCGTGACCTCAGGGTCTGGAGATCAAGCCCAGCTCAGGTtctacactcagtgcagagtccacttgggactatctctccctctccctttgcaactcctctccccacctgtgtgcactctctctctctaaaataaataaacaaaatttttttaaagggccagaaaataaatattttagggtttgCAGTCCATATACATTATCTGTAGCatattctttgctttctcctttcaatttttttttcctaaaattctttACAAGTGTGCAATTCCAGCTCTcatacaaaaataagataaaggcTGTACTTGGCCAACAACTGTTCCCTGGCTTAGAATTTTATAACAACACATACAGTAATAATTTTATCTATTGAAGATAAGAGTTAATACTGTATAGCTCTTACTATATGCCAAGCATCAAGTTTCCACCCTCACAACAGAAGAGATATTATCCACACTGAACACACAAGCAAATTGAAGAATAGAGAGATTACGCATCTTTTTTGCAGTTACTCAACTGGCAAATGGCTGAACCAAAGTCTAGCTCCGGAGTCTGCTTTTTAATTACAATAAACTGTTTTGTAAACAATATTCCAGTTTCGTCTTTTTAACTTTAGTTTCTCCTAAAATACTTTCAATTCTCTCAAGAAGCAGTGGAGCACTGTGGTCCTTGGTGGCCTGAGAATTGTCACACTCACTCTGAGTAGTATAGGGAAAATGGGAGGTGAACAGCCGATGATGTAATGCAGGGCTGGCCAATGGCCGGATGTGCTCCCCTACCAGTTCTTCACAAGGAACCATTCCTTCACATTAGCCACACTAGCATTAGCAAGGAATCACTATCCGGTGCGTTCTCACTGGGATATGCCCatctgtggatttttcttttacttttcttcatggTCCTATGAGGTTTTACTTGGTTTAAAGAGTCAATgccctgagaaagagaaaagttatgGTGCAAACACTATGCCATTCAAATCACCTCTGGCACTAGTTACCCAATACCCCATTCTTTTTCCATGAATAGAACCCCTAAGTTGTAGTTGGGTGCATGTTTACACTCTCCAGTAAATATGTGGATGATACTGgagccaaattttttttaattcttggagAACAAAGATGCAATTTCTAATTGGCAAAGGCTAGAAAGAACACTATGATGTTGAATTCAGAATTGGTggtagaggggcacctaggtggctcagtcagttaaatgtccaactcttgattttggttcaggtcatgatctcagggttgtgagatcaagtttgagattatttcaaaacagtaagtttaaagaaatataaaaataaatgtgaagcaAAATCTCATCATTTAGCACTAACTAGTTAGAACTAAATATCTTTTTatctacaatttttttaatgagatcaCATAAAAATCCCgtgctttattttttcagattaatATATGCTGGACATCTTCCAACATACTTAATTACAATTTACCTTTTCCCGTTTGATGTCTGCATAGCGTTCCACTGgattaataatcataaaatacttGGGCAATCCATTTGATGGTTTCTAtgtttgctattataaacaatgacCCAATGACCATTCTTTTACATACACTTACAGCAGATACGAATTTACTGCTGAAGATCGAAGATTCATCACTGGGGACCTATTCCTTAATTCTAATCCAATATACCATAGGAAACAGAGCAATCATATTATGAGTTCTTGGTTACAGGAAATTTTAGTcagtaattttattcatttttcatagcTTTACAGCTTCcgtaaaaataaaagtcactgtaaataagtataaaatgtaAGTTAAAGGGGAAATTATCCTAAAAACTTTCCTGACCCCCTCCCAAACTAGCTAGTATATGGCAAATATCCTTTTCACGCCTTATTCTTAGGCATATATTCACGTTTTTGGGGGGAGGCATATATTCACTCTTAAAGACCATTTATATCACTTGGATCTTGCCAAGAGGGCTGTAAGACATTCCTGCCCTGAATATTAGTTCTATTCCTATTATTATGGTTCCATGTCATCATTTTAGTGGATTTGTTAGAAAGATTCTATCTGAAGAAATCCCTTTCCACTCTCAGTGCTTGACAGTTTATTACCAGCACAGACTCTCCAAACGCACGATCTGCATCCTGACCAAAGCCATTAACACAGTCTTCACTTTTAACGATTTCTGCCAGTGTGGACCTTCTGATGGTACATGAGACGCGAACGGTGACTGAAGTCCTTACCACAGATGTCACATTTGtagggtttttctccagtgtggACTCTCTGATGGGCCTGAAGACGTGAACTCTGACTGAAGCCCTTACCACACTCCTGACATTTAAACAGTTTTTCCCTAATGTGGACACTCAAATGGACCCTAAGATTTGAGGGGAGACTGAAGGCCTTACCACACTCCTCACACCTAtggggtttctctcctgtgtggacCCTCTGATGATGGCGAAGGTTCAAGCTCCTTCCAAAGCCTTTCCCACACTCCTCACACTTAtaaggtttttctccagtgtggCCTCTTTGATGGTATATAAACTGCGAACTGTACCTAAAACCCTTTCCACAGACGTCACACTTGTAtggcttctccccagtgtggaCTCTCTGATGGGACTGAAGACCAGAGGACTGACTGAAGCCCTTACCACATACACCACATttgtagggtttctctccagtgtggacTCTCTGATGTACCCGAAAATCTATAGCCTGACTAAAGCTCTTATCACAATCCTcacatttatagggtttctctccagagTGGACTCTCTGATGAGCGTGAAGATTTGATCGCCAACTGAAGCCCTTCCCGCACTCCTCACATTTATAtggtttttctccagtgtgaatcACTTGGTGCAGTTTCAGATTGGAACTGTAACTGAAGTCCTTACCACACACATCACATCTGTAtggcttctctccagtgtggaCTCTCTGATGGGTCTGAAGCTTTGATGACTGACTGAAGCCCTTCCCGCATGTTTCACATTTGAATCGTTTCTCCCCCGTGTGGACATTCTGATGGACTTGAAGATTAGAAGCCTGACTGAAgcccttcccacattccttacacttgtagggtttctctcctgtgtgaactCGGAAGTGGATGTGAAGATCTGTATTGCGGGTAAAGCCTTTCCCACACGCCTCACATTTGTacggtttctctccagtgtggacTCTCCGATGGCATATTAACGGCGAATTGTGGCTAAAGCCCTTACCGCAGACATCGCATTTGTAaggcttctccccagtgtggaCCCTCTGATGTATGTGGTAGTGTGCAGCCTGAGTGAAGCCCTTCCCACACTCTTCACACTTATAGGGTTTCTCACCCCTGTGGACCCTCTGATGAACGCGAAGATTAACACTCCAACCAAAGCCCTTACCACACTCTTCACATTTATACGGTTTTTCTTCAGTGTGGACCCTCTGGTGGCACTGAAAGTTTGAACTCTGACTAAAGCATTTCCCACACTCCTCacatttataaggtttctctccagtgtgagtcCTGTAATGAATGATAAGGCCTGTGCTGCTGCTGAATCCCTTGCCACAACTGTCACATCTATAGGCCTTCTCCCCCGTATGGTTAAGTTGATGAAAAGAGCTCTTACTAAAGCAAGCATCAGATCCACGACGTTTGTTGAGTTTCTCTCTTGGGCGAATTCTCTGATGGGTCTGCAGATGAGAGCTCTGATTAGAGCATTTCTCTCTCGTGCAAACGTTCTGATGACATGGGAGCGCCAAGCTATACCCGACACCCTTTCCACACTCATGACATGGACGGAATTCCTCTCCTGGGGTTACATGAGGAATGAAGCCGTCACTCGTGCTTTTGCCACACGTGTTGAATTTGTAAGGTTTCTGTTCTGTGTCAGGGTTACTAAGATCACTGACGGGCGATCTCTTCATGAAGGCTTCACACATACACCGGTTATTTTTCCCATGAACTTGCGGACCTCCACTCTGATTCTGTGACTCACGCAGGGATGTGTTCCCACAGACATTCTGGGTTCTCGAAACTGACAACTCTTGATCGGCAGTGCAAGTGGAGCCATTTCCTTTATGATTCACGACACTATTTTCATGTTCAGAAACCTGAATGGAATCACTATGTGGTAACTGGAAACGCTTTCTCTGAAGACACCTGGTTAAATCACTTGCAACCTGTCTCCAGATTTGCCAGCAGGATAGTTCTTCATGGGAAAGGTATTTCAGTGCAACTTTTCGAAGGGCCTCCATCTCATTTTGATTCTTGCCGCCTGTAAGAAAAAGCAATATTCAGAGATGAGGACAAGCAAATGCTTTGGTAGAGAAATGGCAGGATTCCACATCTATGCCATGGGATAAGGCCTCAA
The DNA window shown above is from Mustela nigripes isolate SB6536 chromosome 17, MUSNIG.SB6536, whole genome shotgun sequence and carries:
- the ZNF227 gene encoding zinc finger protein 227: MSSQDSDLPQKEQEKMSKFQEAVTFKDVAVVFTVEELGLLDSTQRKLYRDVMLENFKNLVSVGHLPFKPEMVSQLEAEEELWMMEGEPQKSVTSEDHMAVPSGGKNQNEMEALRKVALKYLSHEELSCWQIWRQVASDLTRCLQRKRFQLPHSDSIQVSEHENSVVNHKGNGSTCTADQELSVSRTQNVCGNTSLRESQNQSGGPQVHGKNNRCMCEAFMKRSPVSDLSNPDTEQKPYKFNTCGKSTSDGFIPHVTPGEEFRPCHECGKGVGYSLALPCHQNVCTREKCSNQSSHLQTHQRIRPREKLNKRRGSDACFSKSSFHQLNHTGEKAYRCDSCGKGFSSSTGLIIHYRTHTGEKPYKCEECGKCFSQSSNFQCHQRVHTEEKPYKCEECGKGFGWSVNLRVHQRVHRGEKPYKCEECGKGFTQAAHYHIHQRVHTGEKPYKCDVCGKGFSHNSPLICHRRVHTGEKPYKCEACGKGFTRNTDLHIHFRVHTGEKPYKCKECGKGFSQASNLQVHQNVHTGEKRFKCETCGKGFSQSSKLQTHQRVHTGEKPYRCDVCGKDFSYSSNLKLHQVIHTGEKPYKCEECGKGFSWRSNLHAHQRVHSGEKPYKCEDCDKSFSQAIDFRVHQRVHTGEKPYKCGVCGKGFSQSSGLQSHQRVHTGEKPYKCDVCGKGFRYSSQFIYHQRGHTGEKPYKCEECGKGFGRSLNLRHHQRVHTGEKPHRCEECGKAFSLPSNLRVHLSVHIREKLFKCQECGKGFSQSSRLQAHQRVHTGEKPYKCDICGKDFSHRSRLMYHQKVHTGRNR